The following coding sequences are from one Desulfosporosinus orientis DSM 765 window:
- a CDS encoding glycine cleavage system protein H produces the protein MAIIEGYNLPDDLYYTEDHAWVKVEGNLVRVGMNDFAQKLAGDISFVKLPKVGKEVAIGKLLSSMQSGKWAGRIEVPVTGKIVEVNKVLLHEPQKMNHDCYGTGWIALIEPSNFQEDSSKLMDGAQAAVWLKGEIARNVPGKEG, from the coding sequence ATGGCAATTATTGAAGGTTACAATTTACCTGATGACCTCTACTATACGGAAGATCATGCCTGGGTGAAAGTAGAGGGAAATTTAGTCAGAGTAGGAATGAATGATTTTGCCCAGAAATTAGCGGGAGATATCTCCTTTGTTAAACTGCCTAAAGTCGGTAAAGAAGTAGCAATAGGCAAACTTCTCAGCTCTATGCAGTCGGGGAAGTGGGCGGGACGTATCGAGGTGCCGGTGACAGGTAAGATCGTGGAGGTCAATAAAGTGTTATTGCATGAACCGCAAAAGATGAACCATGATTGTTATGGAACTGGTTGGATTGCGCTGATTGAACCTAGCAATTTCCAGGAGGACTCCTCCAAACTCATGGATGGGGCGCAAGCCGCAGTATGGCTTAAAGGAGAAATTGCCCGGAATGTTCCGGGTAAGGAGGGGTAA
- the lipA gene encoding lipoyl synthase, with translation MVGLFRPTYLLDLGKADYQPVWQIQKNLQDLRIKGQVEDSFILVEHPPTITLGKAGSREHILVGEEWLAAHEFQVFRIERGGDVTFHCPGQLVGYPILDLKAYKKDIHLLVYKLEEMMIRTLSAFGIQAERRPGFPGVWVGEKKIASIGLGVNHWVTIHGFALNINTDLSQFKTIVPCGLPGVQMTSLAEELNCPVSIYEVKNRVIEEMCTLFSWEIRPLSQDVERLLVDGGLKAQVFRPSWLTVPAPSSGVIEEMEGILAKGRLHTVCEGACCPNAGECFALGTASFMILGDVCTRGCRFCAVSKGIPCPPDQAEAEALADTVKTLNLKHAVITSVTRDDLPDGGAEEFARVVRALRLKTPLTSIELLIPDLAGSEQGLERIVAAKPEVIGHNIETVPELYPRVQPGANYERSLKVLANVKRLDPGIKTKSGLMVGLGEKTQEVCRVMEDLRAIGCDYLTIGQYLQPTPKHLPVKGFIPPAMFAWYREQALKRGFKKAECGPLVRSSYHAQP, from the coding sequence ATGGTTGGATTGTTTCGCCCTACGTATCTTCTTGACCTTGGGAAAGCGGACTATCAACCGGTTTGGCAAATCCAGAAGAATCTACAAGATCTCAGGATTAAGGGTCAGGTCGAGGATAGCTTTATCTTGGTCGAACACCCTCCCACAATCACGTTAGGGAAAGCCGGCAGCAGGGAACATATTCTGGTTGGAGAAGAATGGCTCGCTGCTCACGAATTTCAGGTTTTCCGGATTGAAAGGGGAGGGGATGTTACTTTTCACTGCCCGGGCCAACTTGTCGGCTATCCGATCCTGGATCTCAAGGCATACAAAAAGGACATCCATTTGTTGGTTTATAAATTAGAAGAAATGATGATAAGAACGCTTTCGGCCTTTGGAATCCAAGCAGAGCGACGCCCTGGGTTTCCCGGAGTCTGGGTTGGAGAGAAGAAAATTGCCAGCATTGGCTTAGGGGTCAATCATTGGGTGACAATTCATGGTTTTGCCCTTAATATTAACACGGATTTGTCTCAGTTTAAGACCATTGTGCCTTGCGGCTTGCCTGGTGTGCAAATGACCTCACTGGCTGAAGAATTGAACTGCCCGGTTAGTATTTACGAGGTCAAAAATAGGGTCATTGAAGAAATGTGTACGTTATTTTCGTGGGAAATTCGCCCCCTGTCTCAAGACGTAGAAAGATTATTGGTTGATGGCGGCCTGAAAGCACAGGTTTTTCGACCAAGTTGGTTAACGGTTCCGGCTCCTTCTTCGGGGGTGATCGAAGAAATGGAAGGGATTTTGGCCAAGGGTCGCTTGCATACGGTCTGTGAGGGGGCATGTTGTCCCAATGCAGGTGAATGCTTTGCTTTAGGCACGGCCTCATTTATGATTCTTGGTGATGTCTGCACCAGGGGATGCCGTTTCTGTGCAGTAAGCAAAGGAATCCCCTGTCCGCCTGATCAGGCAGAAGCGGAAGCCCTGGCCGATACCGTCAAAACCCTTAACCTTAAACACGCTGTCATTACATCAGTGACTCGGGATGATTTGCCGGACGGCGGAGCAGAGGAGTTTGCCCGGGTTGTGAGAGCTCTGCGCTTGAAGACTCCATTGACAAGTATTGAACTCTTGATTCCTGATTTGGCGGGATCGGAACAAGGGTTGGAAAGGATTGTTGCCGCTAAGCCGGAGGTCATTGGTCACAATATAGAAACAGTGCCCGAGCTTTATCCTCGCGTGCAGCCGGGGGCAAATTATGAGCGCTCGTTGAAAGTTCTGGCCAATGTTAAACGACTTGATCCCGGGATTAAAACTAAAAGTGGTTTGATGGTTGGTCTTGGCGAGAAAACCCAGGAAGTATGCCGCGTTATGGAGGACTTGCGCGCAATAGGCTGTGATTACCTTACCATCGGCCAATACCTGCAGCCCACGCCTAAACATCTGCCGGTAAAAGGGTTCATACCTCCGGCTATGTTTGCTTGGTATCGGGAGCAGGCCCTTAAACGCGGTTTTAAAAAAGCGGAATGCGGCCCCTTAGTCCGCAGTTCTTATCATGCCCAACCCTAA
- a CDS encoding alpha-ketoacid dehydrogenase subunit beta: protein MAEKTYSQAINEALEEEMRRDEKVYILGEDVGAFGGCFGVTTGLLEKFGAERVLDAPISETAIMGSAVGAAVAGLRPVPEIMFVDFVGVCLDELLNQAAKMHYMFGGKAKVPLTLRMACGAGVGAAAQHSQSLEALMCHFPGIKVVMPATAADAKGLLKTSIRDDNPVVFLEHKALYGAMGEVPEGEYTIPLGKADIKREGKDVTILAYSMMLHKALAAAETLSQEGIEAEVIDPRTLIPFDKETLYKSLEKTGRLVIVHEAVKQGGFGGEIAALAAEECFDFLDAPIKRVAAPFTPIPFASNLEAAFIPDEAKIIAAVKSFF from the coding sequence ATGGCAGAAAAGACGTATTCCCAAGCGATCAATGAGGCCCTGGAAGAAGAAATGCGCAGGGATGAGAAAGTTTATATTTTAGGAGAAGATGTCGGGGCATTCGGGGGGTGTTTTGGAGTAACAACAGGTCTTCTTGAAAAATTCGGTGCTGAAAGGGTGTTGGACGCTCCGATCTCTGAGACAGCCATTATGGGTTCAGCTGTAGGGGCGGCAGTCGCCGGCTTGCGCCCGGTTCCGGAAATCATGTTTGTGGATTTTGTAGGTGTTTGTCTCGATGAGCTGTTAAACCAAGCAGCCAAGATGCACTATATGTTTGGCGGCAAAGCTAAGGTACCGCTGACGTTAAGGATGGCTTGCGGAGCCGGAGTGGGTGCTGCAGCCCAACACTCTCAAAGCCTGGAAGCCTTAATGTGCCATTTTCCGGGGATTAAAGTAGTTATGCCGGCAACAGCAGCCGATGCTAAAGGCTTGTTGAAAACGTCCATCCGTGATGATAATCCGGTGGTATTCTTAGAGCATAAAGCTCTTTATGGAGCAATGGGTGAAGTCCCTGAAGGGGAGTATACTATCCCCCTTGGCAAAGCGGATATCAAGCGAGAAGGAAAAGATGTCACGATCTTAGCTTATTCCATGATGCTTCATAAAGCGTTAGCCGCTGCGGAAACCTTATCTCAAGAGGGAATTGAAGCAGAAGTGATTGATCCTCGTACCCTGATTCCCTTTGACAAGGAAACGTTGTATAAATCACTGGAAAAAACAGGACGCTTGGTTATTGTACATGAAGCGGTTAAACAGGGGGGATTTGGGGGCGAGATCGCGGCCTTAGCCGCGGAAGAATGTTTTGATTTTCTGGATGCTCCTATTAAGAGGGTAGCGGCACCCTTTACACCTATTCCTTTTGCATCTAACCTGGAAGCGGCATTTATTCCGGATGAGGCAAAAATCATCGCGGCTGTGAAATCCTTTTTCTAG
- a CDS encoding ATP-NAD kinase family protein, translating into MIAGIIANPASGKDIRRLVAHATVFDNQEKVNLIRRILLGLQAAGVKQVWFMPDYYGFYEQALDVFRGENQLTMETKLLPMECKAKQEDSQLAAAKMAEIGVRCLVTLGGDGTNRVVAKGAGEVPIMPVSTGTNNVFSVMVEGTIAGLAAGLVATGLVEQECSLLRTKKLIIYINGQAVDIALIDAVVLAEQFIGSRAIWDIGKIRQIAATCGEPVHIGIAAIVGALRPIDKREAKGINITISSGSLKVKAAVGPGLIRSVPVSSYELISPGQKVVVNHVPCVIAVDGEREILVGPEDCAEIELVQTGPFVVDFQSTLKRAAQKGLFIKG; encoded by the coding sequence ATGATTGCTGGAATTATTGCCAATCCCGCTTCAGGAAAAGATATCCGACGGTTGGTGGCTCACGCCACGGTCTTTGATAATCAGGAAAAGGTAAATTTGATCCGGAGAATTTTGCTTGGACTTCAAGCTGCAGGGGTTAAGCAGGTTTGGTTTATGCCGGACTATTATGGTTTCTACGAGCAGGCTTTAGATGTTTTCCGCGGTGAAAATCAATTAACCATGGAAACCAAGCTCTTACCCATGGAGTGTAAGGCCAAACAAGAGGATTCACAGCTGGCAGCAGCCAAAATGGCAGAAATAGGGGTTCGCTGCTTGGTAACCCTGGGCGGCGACGGGACAAACCGGGTTGTGGCTAAAGGAGCGGGAGAGGTTCCGATTATGCCTGTTTCCACAGGAACCAATAATGTTTTCTCGGTTATGGTGGAAGGAACTATCGCGGGCTTGGCAGCTGGTTTGGTTGCTACAGGTCTGGTTGAACAAGAGTGTTCTTTGCTTCGCACCAAAAAGCTAATTATCTATATCAATGGCCAAGCGGTTGATATAGCCTTAATAGATGCTGTTGTACTAGCTGAGCAGTTTATCGGTTCTCGGGCTATTTGGGACATCGGTAAGATCCGGCAGATTGCTGCTACCTGCGGCGAGCCCGTTCATATTGGTATTGCAGCAATCGTTGGTGCCCTGCGTCCCATTGATAAGCGGGAAGCCAAAGGGATCAACATAACCATCTCAAGTGGCTCACTCAAGGTAAAAGCAGCGGTTGGGCCTGGTCTGATTCGTTCGGTTCCGGTAAGTTCCTATGAATTAATCAGCCCCGGTCAGAAAGTCGTTGTCAATCATGTCCCGTGTGTTATAGCAGTTGATGGAGAGAGGGAGATTTTAGTTGGTCCGGAAGACTGTGCCGAAATAGAACTAGTCCAGACAGGGCCGTTTGTGGTCGACTTCCAAAGCACTTTAAAGCGTGCGGCCCAAAAAGGGTTATTTATAAAGGGCTGA
- a CDS encoding 2,3-butanediol dehydrogenase, which produces MKAAVWYGRKDVRVVDVPEPPSPGEGWVKVRVEWCGICGSDLHEYLAGPIFIPAAEPDALTGSKAPLILGHEFSGEVVEIGPGVKNVQVGDRVAPDACQVCWECYHCKRMNYSMCEKLAFTGLMTDGAFAEYVNVPAYTMYKIPDDMSYEAAAVIEPIAVGIHAVRQAPVIEGDKVVVLGAGTIGLATLQAAKAAGASRVYVIEMAKARKEYALNMGATAVFDPREVDVVAKIKELTDGLGADVTFECVGNEKTAPLAIQLARKSGKVVMVGIFERESSFNFFEVTANEKHIIGSLAYNGEFATAIDLLNDGRLSAEPMITGKIKLEDIIEKGFDELVNRKEANIKILVSPR; this is translated from the coding sequence ATGAAAGCAGCAGTGTGGTATGGACGAAAAGATGTTCGGGTTGTAGATGTGCCGGAGCCGCCATCGCCGGGCGAAGGGTGGGTAAAGGTTAGGGTGGAGTGGTGCGGGATCTGTGGTTCCGATCTCCATGAATATCTGGCAGGTCCGATTTTTATTCCGGCCGCTGAGCCTGATGCCCTCACGGGCAGTAAAGCCCCCCTTATTCTTGGCCATGAATTTTCCGGAGAAGTGGTTGAAATTGGTCCGGGAGTCAAGAATGTTCAGGTGGGAGACCGGGTTGCCCCAGATGCTTGCCAAGTGTGTTGGGAATGTTATCATTGCAAACGCATGAATTACAGTATGTGTGAAAAGTTAGCCTTTACCGGGTTAATGACTGATGGTGCCTTTGCTGAATATGTTAATGTTCCAGCCTATACTATGTATAAAATTCCGGATGATATGTCCTATGAAGCAGCTGCGGTCATAGAGCCAATAGCCGTTGGAATCCATGCCGTTCGGCAGGCACCGGTTATTGAAGGAGATAAGGTCGTTGTTCTGGGTGCCGGAACGATTGGGCTCGCGACTTTACAGGCCGCCAAGGCAGCCGGAGCCAGTAGAGTCTATGTGATTGAAATGGCTAAGGCCAGAAAAGAATATGCTCTGAATATGGGGGCGACGGCAGTTTTCGATCCGAGAGAAGTGGACGTTGTAGCCAAGATTAAGGAACTTACTGATGGATTAGGGGCAGATGTTACCTTCGAATGTGTCGGGAATGAGAAGACAGCACCCCTGGCCATACAATTGGCGCGAAAAAGCGGCAAAGTGGTCATGGTAGGAATCTTTGAACGGGAAAGCTCGTTTAACTTTTTTGAGGTAACTGCTAATGAAAAACACATTATAGGATCCTTAGCTTATAATGGAGAGTTTGCTACAGCAATAGATTTGTTGAATGACGGGCGGCTTTCTGCCGAACCCATGATTACGGGAAAAATCAAACTTGAAGATATTATTGAAAAAGGATTCGATGAGCTGGTGAACCGGAAAGAGGCAAATATCAAAATACTGGTTTCTCCCCGCTAA
- a CDS encoding thiamine pyrophosphate-dependent dehydrogenase E1 component subunit alpha: MALNKEQMLDLYRQMRTIREFEETVAKFFSQGQIPGFVHLYIGEEAVATGVCANLEKQDYIASTHRGHGHGIARGASINKMMAEIFGKIDGECKGKGGSMHIADVELGFLGANGIVGAGMPLATGAAFAANYLKTNGVAVCFFGDAASNRGTFHESLNMASIQKLPVVFVNENNMYGISMSQERHQNIIDIADRAGSYGMPGMVVDGNDVMAVYEAAEEAVKRARAGGGPVLIECKTYRHHGHFEGDPCVYRSDEEVNGWKAKDPLPRFAQRLQEMKIAAEAEINQIDTEVQKIIADAVEFAQKSPVPSLDELTRDVYCD, from the coding sequence GTGGCGCTTAATAAAGAACAAATGCTTGATTTATATCGTCAAATGCGTACGATCCGAGAATTTGAAGAGACCGTTGCTAAGTTCTTTTCACAAGGTCAAATTCCTGGTTTTGTTCACTTGTACATCGGTGAAGAGGCTGTGGCTACGGGAGTCTGTGCGAACTTAGAAAAACAGGATTATATCGCAAGTACACATCGGGGGCATGGCCATGGAATTGCCCGTGGAGCATCAATTAACAAAATGATGGCTGAAATTTTCGGCAAGATTGATGGGGAATGTAAAGGAAAAGGCGGTTCCATGCATATTGCCGATGTAGAACTGGGCTTTCTTGGTGCGAATGGGATTGTGGGAGCAGGTATGCCCTTAGCTACCGGGGCAGCTTTTGCCGCTAATTATCTGAAGACCAATGGAGTTGCTGTCTGCTTTTTCGGGGATGCGGCCTCAAACCGGGGTACGTTTCATGAATCCCTGAATATGGCGAGTATTCAGAAGCTGCCGGTAGTTTTTGTTAATGAGAATAATATGTACGGTATTTCCATGAGCCAGGAAAGGCACCAAAACATTATAGACATTGCAGACCGTGCTGGGTCCTACGGAATGCCGGGTATGGTTGTGGACGGCAATGACGTTATGGCAGTCTATGAAGCAGCAGAAGAAGCCGTCAAACGTGCTCGTGCCGGCGGAGGTCCCGTTTTGATTGAATGTAAAACCTATAGGCATCACGGCCATTTTGAAGGGGATCCCTGCGTATATCGAAGCGATGAGGAAGTGAATGGCTGGAAAGCGAAAGACCCTTTGCCGCGGTTTGCCCAACGTTTGCAGGAAATGAAAATAGCTGCAGAGGCTGAAATCAATCAAATTGATACTGAGGTTCAAAAGATAATTGCTGATGCGGTTGAGTTTGCTCAAAAAAGTCCTGTACCGTCTCTTGATGAACTCACGAGGGATGTTTACTGCGACTAA
- a CDS encoding 2-oxo acid dehydrogenase subunit E2 — protein sequence MAHIMLMPKLGLTMKKGKIVSWLKKEGEAVDLGEALLEVMTEKVNINVESPYKGVLYKIIGAPGTSYPISVPLAVLAEEGDDAAALEAALDEAKSVLQAALAGGNDGAEKKKEAKPVKPFGVFAGTGKVSPRAAKLAAKEGIAVELINGSGPNGKIVEADVLNYILQVKGEAASELRPIDPQSMRGVIADRMLKSRREAAHVTIMKDVDMTSLQDVRDQLNTLGADKRVKFSFTDFLVKFTGQALAEYPLVNSRSTAKEIELAKSVHVGVAVALEEGLVVPNVKNVPLLSLEQISAKIKDLAARARNSELDPSEIEQGTFTITNLGAYGVEGFTPIINRPETAILGVGTIKQKPVMVDGRLENRYFMTLSLSFDHRIIDGSLAAEFLGRLIEMLENPYPWFQLQPQSNDDLLIQTGGQETPHDLLEAFSGGIAELKEEAPELAIGFENLMAPVFCEGELGIMEKELMAVAVAVYGKCEYCIAAHVYNAMNAGASADQVLEAAGVAVAFGGGPAMAYTVTKVRECVKAFGG from the coding sequence ATGGCACATATAATGCTTATGCCCAAATTAGGTTTAACCATGAAAAAAGGAAAAATCGTGAGTTGGTTAAAAAAGGAAGGGGAGGCGGTGGATCTAGGAGAAGCTCTCTTAGAGGTGATGACCGAAAAAGTTAATATTAATGTTGAATCACCTTATAAAGGCGTTCTTTATAAGATTATCGGTGCTCCGGGCACGAGTTATCCGATCTCAGTTCCCCTTGCTGTTTTAGCGGAAGAAGGGGATGATGCCGCTGCTTTGGAAGCCGCTCTGGATGAAGCGAAAAGTGTTTTGCAAGCGGCACTGGCCGGCGGGAATGATGGAGCAGAGAAGAAGAAAGAAGCAAAACCGGTTAAACCTTTTGGGGTTTTTGCCGGTACCGGCAAGGTATCTCCTCGTGCGGCAAAACTCGCCGCTAAAGAAGGTATTGCGGTTGAATTAATCAATGGCAGCGGTCCAAACGGCAAGATTGTCGAAGCAGATGTGTTAAATTATATCCTTCAGGTTAAGGGAGAGGCCGCTTCGGAGCTGAGGCCTATAGATCCTCAGAGTATGCGGGGCGTTATAGCGGATCGTATGCTTAAAAGCCGGAGAGAGGCTGCCCATGTCACCATCATGAAAGATGTGGATATGACCTCGCTGCAAGATGTCCGAGATCAATTAAATACTCTGGGCGCAGACAAACGAGTAAAGTTTTCCTTTACAGATTTCCTGGTTAAGTTTACAGGGCAGGCTTTAGCAGAATACCCGCTTGTAAACTCGCGAAGCACCGCTAAAGAGATTGAATTAGCCAAATCAGTTCATGTAGGGGTAGCCGTCGCCTTGGAAGAGGGGCTCGTGGTTCCCAATGTGAAAAATGTTCCGCTTCTTTCTCTTGAACAAATTTCGGCAAAAATAAAAGACTTGGCAGCGCGGGCTCGGAATTCTGAACTTGACCCGTCAGAGATAGAACAAGGGACGTTTACAATTACTAATTTGGGGGCTTACGGTGTGGAGGGGTTCACACCCATTATCAATCGGCCGGAAACCGCTATTCTCGGAGTTGGTACTATAAAACAGAAACCAGTAATGGTCGATGGACGCTTAGAAAATCGCTATTTCATGACCCTCAGCCTTTCTTTTGATCACAGGATTATCGACGGTTCCCTGGCTGCGGAGTTTTTAGGCCGGCTCATCGAAATGTTGGAAAATCCCTATCCTTGGTTCCAGTTGCAGCCCCAAAGTAATGACGATCTTCTCATTCAGACCGGAGGCCAAGAAACCCCTCACGATCTCTTGGAGGCGTTTTCCGGCGGGATAGCCGAATTGAAAGAAGAAGCACCGGAATTGGCCATTGGCTTTGAAAACCTCATGGCACCGGTCTTTTGCGAGGGCGAATTGGGGATTATGGAAAAAGAATTAATGGCGGTGGCCGTCGCTGTTTATGGCAAATGTGAGTACTGTATTGCTGCCCATGTTTATAATGCCATGAATGCCGGAGCCTCTGCTGATCAAGTTTTGGAGGCCGCCGGAGTCGCTGTGGCTTTTGGAGGCGGCCCGGCTATGGCTTATACCGTAACAAAAGTTCGCGAATGCGTCAAAGCTTTTGGCGGTTAA
- a CDS encoding sigma-54-dependent Fis family transcriptional regulator: MDFNRKDVNLLDVIDLEFLQQFQDTFARVTGVAVLTLDKDNNPVTQPINFIDICMKYNRSCSEGLKRCEISDKRGAEESTRTGKPAVYHCENGMMDFAAPIMLNGVRIGAILGGQVLAKQPEKEKYIKHAEVLGVNPHEYLEALNKVQVIPEERIREAANLLYLVSSKISKMIENQLRKEELQEEKNQAYKLLAAATSSVTEGLMAVDNDGKIIHINPAAHAIMGLSDKNIVGKPLSLILGPNNKFSEIARNGLWNTDEEIVLDQGGESIHCTSSSRPILKENGTIAGVVFTLREMRKVRRLVNRMVGATARFTCEDIIGESVGMKKAFKLISVAANSLSNVLLTGESGTGKELFAQAIHNHSGRSEGPFVAVNCAALPRELIQSELFGYNEGAFTGAKRGGNPGKFELANEGTIFLDEIGDMPMELQVNLLRVLQERKVTRVGGEKVIPVNVRIIAATNKDLMKAVEEGRFREDLYYRLNVLNIHIPPLRERGKDIELLTIHLINIFAEHLGKDINGAELEFFEIIRNYSWPGNVRELQNTVEYAMNVAEGEYLSVTDLPRSIHRQPDFLKEVGKVISLTEIERITVESTLKRFDGNITKTAKALGIGRNTLYDKLKKLRVRA; this comes from the coding sequence ATGGATTTTAACAGGAAGGACGTTAATTTACTGGATGTTATTGACTTAGAATTTTTGCAGCAGTTTCAGGACACTTTTGCTCGTGTGACAGGTGTTGCTGTTTTAACTTTAGATAAGGATAACAACCCGGTGACTCAGCCGATAAATTTTATTGATATATGTATGAAATATAATCGAAGCTGCTCTGAAGGTTTAAAACGTTGTGAAATAAGTGATAAGAGAGGCGCTGAAGAATCAACTAGAACCGGAAAGCCTGCGGTATATCATTGTGAAAATGGCATGATGGATTTTGCCGCTCCCATAATGCTTAACGGCGTACGAATCGGAGCAATCCTGGGTGGACAGGTCTTGGCAAAGCAGCCGGAAAAGGAAAAATATATAAAGCACGCTGAAGTGCTGGGCGTAAATCCCCATGAATACTTAGAAGCTTTAAATAAAGTCCAAGTTATTCCGGAAGAAAGAATAAGGGAAGCAGCTAATTTGCTTTATTTGGTGAGTTCAAAAATTTCTAAAATGATCGAAAACCAGTTGCGTAAGGAAGAACTTCAAGAGGAAAAAAACCAGGCCTACAAATTGTTGGCTGCTGCGACCAGCAGCGTTACGGAAGGCCTGATGGCTGTGGACAACGATGGTAAGATCATTCATATTAATCCAGCGGCTCATGCCATTATGGGATTGTCGGATAAAAATATCGTTGGTAAACCATTGAGTTTGATTCTTGGTCCCAACAATAAGTTTAGTGAAATAGCCAGAAACGGCCTCTGGAACACTGATGAAGAAATTGTCCTGGATCAGGGTGGGGAGAGCATTCATTGTACAAGTTCTTCCCGGCCGATCTTGAAAGAAAACGGTACAATCGCCGGTGTAGTGTTTACGTTGCGGGAAATGAGAAAGGTGCGCAGGTTAGTCAACAGAATGGTAGGGGCAACTGCCCGCTTTACCTGTGAAGATATTATTGGGGAAAGTGTGGGAATGAAGAAGGCTTTTAAGTTGATCTCGGTTGCGGCTAATTCCCTTTCTAATGTCTTACTTACAGGTGAAAGCGGAACGGGTAAAGAGCTGTTTGCCCAAGCGATCCACAATCATAGCGGCCGTTCGGAGGGGCCGTTTGTCGCGGTCAATTGTGCAGCTCTGCCGCGTGAACTCATTCAAAGTGAACTATTTGGTTATAATGAGGGTGCTTTTACCGGGGCTAAACGGGGAGGCAATCCCGGTAAGTTTGAGCTGGCCAATGAGGGGACCATCTTTCTGGATGAAATCGGGGATATGCCCATGGAATTGCAGGTCAACCTTTTGCGGGTTTTACAGGAGCGGAAAGTAACCAGAGTTGGCGGAGAAAAGGTGATTCCTGTTAACGTCCGGATTATTGCAGCGACCAACAAGGATCTGATGAAGGCCGTCGAAGAAGGGCGTTTCCGAGAAGATTTGTATTACCGCTTGAATGTCTTAAATATTCATATCCCGCCCTTAAGAGAGAGAGGGAAAGATATTGAACTCTTAACTATTCATTTAATAAACATTTTTGCTGAACACTTGGGTAAGGATATTAATGGAGCTGAGCTGGAATTTTTCGAGATTATTCGTAATTATTCCTGGCCCGGAAATGTAAGAGAATTACAAAACACGGTGGAATATGCCATGAATGTGGCGGAGGGTGAATATCTCAGCGTTACGGATTTACCCCGCAGCATACATCGGCAGCCGGACTTTTTGAAGGAAGTGGGGAAAGTCATCTCCTTAACAGAAATAGAGCGAATTACTGTTGAGTCAACGTTAAAACGCTTTGACGGCAATATTACCAAAACGGCCAAAGCTTTAGGAATTGGACGCAATACCTTATATGATAAGTTGAAGAAGTTGAGGGTTAGAGCCTAG